In Janthinobacterium rivuli, a single genomic region encodes these proteins:
- a CDS encoding flagellin yields the protein MLSIHTNIAAMYAQSAAASAQSRLSTSMMRLSTGFRINSAMDDAAGLQIATRLSAQVSGMTVAMRNTQNSTSMLQTAEGAFGEVTDMLVRMKDLATQAADASSNQTDRDAMQSEYDALGLELYNVMTKTSYGGSLLLGNGGAGKGALSEAMTFQIGASSGETMGLDVSGKMGSLDTILKAISANFAATGTAGSEIGTNGSANSMIDQLAAALDQVGGVRSALGAAANRLDHVHNNLANMVTNTKAAIGRIMDVDYAAESANMTSAQMLLQASTAMLKQSQSMQKMILSLLQP from the coding sequence GTGCTGAGCATTCACACCAATATCGCCGCGATGTACGCCCAAAGCGCCGCCGCCAGCGCGCAAAGCCGTCTGTCGACGTCGATGATGCGCCTCTCCACCGGCTTTCGCATCAACTCGGCCATGGACGACGCCGCGGGCCTGCAGATCGCCACGCGGCTCAGCGCCCAGGTCAGCGGCATGACGGTGGCCATGCGCAATACGCAGAACAGCACCTCGATGCTGCAGACGGCCGAAGGCGCGTTTGGCGAAGTCACCGACATGCTGGTACGCATGAAGGACCTGGCCACGCAGGCGGCCGACGCCTCCTCCAACCAGACCGACCGCGACGCCATGCAGTCCGAGTACGATGCGCTGGGGCTCGAGCTGTACAACGTCATGACAAAAACTTCCTATGGCGGCAGCCTGCTGCTGGGCAACGGTGGTGCCGGCAAGGGCGCCCTGTCGGAGGCGATGACCTTCCAGATCGGCGCCAGCAGCGGCGAAACCATGGGGCTCGACGTGTCGGGCAAGATGGGCAGCCTGGACACGATCTTGAAAGCCATTTCCGCCAACTTTGCCGCCACCGGCACGGCCGGCAGCGAGATCGGCACGAATGGGAGCGCCAACAGCATGATCGACCAGCTGGCGGCGGCGCTCGACCAGGTCGGCGGCGTGCGCTCTGCCCTGGGTGCGGCGGCCAACCGCCTCGACCACGTGCACAACAACCTGGCCAACATGGTCACCAACACCAAGGCCGCCATCGGCCGCATCATGGATGTCGATTACGCGGCGGAAAGTGCCAACATGACGTCGGCGCAAATGTTGCTGCAGGCCAGCACGGCGATGCTCAAGCAAAGCCAGAGCATGCAGAAAATGATACTGTCGCTGTTGCAGCCATGA
- a CDS encoding flagellin — MLSLHTNNAALSAQNSIAKTQSQLSTSMTRLSTGYRINSAMDDAAGLQIATRLKAQTSGMTVAMSNTQNSTSMLQTAEGAFNEVTNMLVRMKDLATQAADASSNTDDKDAMQAEFDALGKELYNVMTKTTFGGSDLLTGGTLAAKMTFQIGASAGETMDLDVSTKMSALASALGTAIGTYKASAPAAAGAEIATGTAANGAITALSNLIDNVGEIRSALGAAANRLDHVNNNLSNISTNTKAATGRIMDVDFATESSNMTSSQMLLQAGTAMLKQSNSMSSMVMSLLQ, encoded by the coding sequence ATGCTGAGCCTTCACACGAACAACGCTGCACTGTCGGCACAAAATTCGATCGCTAAAACCCAATCGCAACTGTCGACTTCGATGACCCGCCTGAGCACCGGCTACCGCATCAACTCGGCAATGGATGACGCTGCCGGCCTGCAAATCGCAACCCGCCTGAAAGCGCAAACCAGCGGCATGACCGTTGCCATGAGCAACACCCAAAACAGCACCTCGATGCTGCAAACGGCCGAAGGCGCGTTCAACGAAGTGACCAACATGCTGGTCCGCATGAAAGACCTGGCCACCCAGGCAGCCGATGCGTCGTCGAACACCGATGACAAGGACGCCATGCAAGCCGAGTTCGATGCCCTGGGCAAAGAACTGTACAACGTCATGACCAAGACCACGTTCGGCGGCAGCGACCTGCTGACCGGCGGCACCCTGGCTGCCAAAATGACGTTCCAGATCGGCGCCAGCGCCGGTGAAACGATGGATCTGGACGTATCGACCAAAATGAGCGCGCTGGCAAGCGCACTGGGTACCGCCATCGGCACCTACAAAGCATCCGCTCCAGCAGCAGCCGGTGCAGAAATCGCTACCGGCACGGCCGCTAACGGCGCCATCACGGCACTGTCGAATCTGATCGACAACGTCGGCGAAATCCGTTCGGCACTGGGCGCCGCCGCCAACCGTCTGGACCACGTCAACAACAACCTGTCGAACATCTCGACCAACACCAAGGCCGCTACCGGCCGCATCATGGACGTCGACTTCGCCACCGAAAGCTCGAACATGACGTCGTCGCAAATGCTGCTGCAAGCCGGCACCGCGATGCTGAAACAAAGCAACAGCATGTCCTCGATGGTCATGTCCTTGCTGCAATAA
- a CDS encoding flagellin, giving the protein MLSLHTNNAALSAQNSIAKTQSQLSTSMTRLSTGYRINSAMDDAAGLQIATRLKAQTSGMTVAMSNTQNSTSMLQTAEGAFNEVTNMLVRMKDLATQAADASSNTDDKEAMQAEFDALGKELYNVMTKTTFGGSSLLVGGTLASSMTFQIGASAGETMALDVSAKMTTLGTNLAAAVKTYASAPPSTLGTEIGTGTTANTSITALSTLIDNVGEIRSALGAAANRLDHVNNNLSNISTNTKAATGRIMDVDFATESSNMTSSQMLLQAGTAMLKQSNSMSSMVMSLLQ; this is encoded by the coding sequence ATGCTGAGCCTTCACACGAACAACGCTGCACTGTCGGCACAAAATTCGATCGCCAAAACCCAATCGCAACTGTCGACTTCGATGACCCGCCTGAGCACCGGCTACCGCATCAACTCGGCAATGGACGACGCTGCCGGCCTGCAAATCGCAACCCGTCTGAAAGCCCAAACCAGCGGTATGACCGTTGCCATGAGCAACACCCAAAACAGCACCTCGATGCTGCAAACGGCCGAAGGCGCGTTCAACGAAGTGACCAACATGCTGGTCCGCATGAAAGACCTGGCCACCCAGGCAGCCGACGCGTCGTCGAACACCGACGACAAGGAAGCCATGCAAGCCGAGTTCGACGCCCTGGGCAAAGAACTGTACAACGTCATGACCAAGACCACCTTCGGCGGCAGCAGCCTGCTGGTAGGCGGTACGCTGGCATCGAGCATGACGTTCCAGATCGGCGCCAGCGCCGGCGAAACGATGGCCCTGGACGTTTCGGCCAAAATGACGACCTTGGGCACCAACCTGGCCGCCGCCGTTAAAACCTACGCCAGCGCGCCACCTTCGACCCTGGGTACCGAAATCGGCACCGGCACGACCGCCAACACCAGCATCACCGCGCTGTCGACCCTGATCGACAACGTCGGCGAAATCCGTTCGGCACTGGGCGCCGCCGCCAACCGTCTGGACCACGTCAACAACAACCTGTCGAACATCTCGACCAACACCAAGGCCGCTACCGGCCGCATCATGGACGTCGACTTCGCCACCGAAAGCTCGAACATGACGTCGTCGCAAATGCTGCTGCAAGCCGGCACCGCGATGCTGAAACAAAGCAACAGCATGTCCTCGATGGTCATGTCCTTGCTGCAATAA
- a CDS encoding WbqC family protein: MAEKVTLGIMQPYFFPYLGYFDLINRCDRWIVFDVVSYAPKSWMNRNRILHPTQGWQYVSVPVDRHAGAGLISDVTLLDPQAAHDKIQGQIVHYRAAGAPGYAAVSSMISETFAGAPSGLLRDLNVASLAAICACLDMPFEYDNLSDLNLTLPEIPHAGAWALEIAHALGAQAYLNPPGGREIFRPAEWQERGIELDFTSLVSFTYPTRRYEFVEHLSILDVLMWNPPGVVKAYLDSRKFSPLAQVPSSLRA; encoded by the coding sequence CTTCGACCTGATCAACCGTTGCGACCGCTGGATCGTTTTCGATGTCGTATCCTATGCGCCGAAGAGTTGGATGAACAGAAACCGCATCCTGCATCCGACACAAGGGTGGCAATATGTCAGCGTGCCGGTCGACCGGCATGCCGGTGCCGGCCTGATCAGCGACGTGACGCTGCTCGATCCGCAGGCGGCACATGACAAGATCCAGGGCCAGATCGTGCATTACCGTGCGGCAGGCGCCCCTGGCTATGCAGCGGTCAGCTCAATGATCAGCGAAACTTTTGCTGGCGCCCCCAGCGGCCTGCTGCGCGACCTGAACGTCGCCTCGCTGGCGGCCATCTGCGCCTGCCTGGATATGCCATTTGAATATGATAATTTATCTGATCTGAACCTGACCTTGCCTGAAATACCGCACGCCGGTGCCTGGGCGCTGGAAATTGCCCATGCGCTTGGTGCGCAGGCCTACCTCAATCCGCCCGGCGGCAGGGAGATATTTCGGCCAGCCGAATGGCAAGAGCGCGGCATCGAACTGGACTTTACCAGCCTGGTGTCGTTCACCTACCCCACCCGGCGCTATGAATTTGTCGAGCACTTGTCCATCCTCGACGTACTGATGTGGAACCCGCCTGGCGTGGTGAAAGCCTACCTGGACAGCCGCAAGTTTTCTCCGCTGGCACAGGTACCATCATCGCTGCGCGCATAA